In Brevibacterium pigmentatum, the sequence CAGACGAAGAAGCGCGGGTTCACGACGAAGCGCGAAGCCGGCGACTTCGCGTCGACTGTTGAGGTGTCGAAGCTGCAGGGCACGTTCATTCCCGAGGCTCTGGGCCGGGCGAAGGTCGGGGATCTGGGTCTCGCGTGGATTCGCCGGCAGTCGGACTGGAAAGAGTCGTACGACTACACGATGCGGTCGACGTGGTGGACGCACGTGGAGCCGCGGTGGGGGCAGACTGCGATCGCGGATGTGAACCGTGTCGATGTTGAGGACTGGGTGTCGGGTATGGGTCGGTCGCGGTCGGTGGCTTCGCGGTGCGTGACGATCCTCAACGGGATCCTCGATGACGCGGTGGCGAAGCGGCTGATTGTGGCGAACAACGTCGGGAAGGTGGCTCTGCCGAGGAAGGATCAGAAGCCGCGCCTGTACTTGTCTCACGAGCAGGTGGCGGCGTTCGCGGGCGCCGCGGGTGATCTGGGTGTGATCGTGAACGTCCTCGCCTACACCGGTCTACGGTGGGGTGAGCTCGCCGGCCTGCACGGTCCCGACATTGATCCGGTCGGTCGGAGGATCTCGGTGAACCGGAACGCTGTGCAGGTGGGGTCTCGCGTTGTGTTGGGGACGCCGAAGACGCACGAGCTGCGGAATGTGCCACTGCCGAAGTTCCTCGCCGATGAGCTCAAAGGCATCAAGTGGCCGGGGATCGCGTTCCCCGATGCGAAGGGCAACTATCGTCGGTCGCCGCGTGCGTCGACGTCGAAGCGGTCGTGGTGGCGGACGGCAGTGCTCGAGGCCGGCATCCCCGAGGTGACTCCGCACGATCTGCGGCACACGGCGGCGTCGTTGGCTGTGCAGTCCGGGGCGCACGTGAAGGCGGTGCAGCGGATGCTCGGGCACAAGTCGGCGGCGATGACGCTGGATGTGTACAGCGATCTGTTCGACTCGGATCTCGACCTCGTGGCCGATGCTATGGAGGCGGCACGATTGTCCGCGTTGAAGTAGATTGTGCCCAAAATGTGCCCAACGGGCACAATCCGGGAATGAGGAAACCCCCGCGTTCCGCTTGTTCTAGCGGTACGCGGGGGCTACCCGTTCTGCGGAGCCGGTGGGATTTGAACCCACGGTCCCCCTATTGGAGGACTTCACCTTAGCAGGGTGACGCTTTCGGCCGCTCAGCCACGACTCCATCCGCAATGCTGCGATCTGCTTCGGCGAAATGCATACCGACAGACCCTCCAGCACTACGGGATACAGCCTAAGGGAAAGGAGCCATCCAGGGCAAAGCGCAACCGTGGAGAGTGGGCTTCGTCATAGTCGAGTCGACCCATGACGGGCACGAATCCGGGCCGAACGTCCCCTTTGTACCGCTCCCCCACACCGGAATTCCAGCATTCATCAATGTCCAGGCGTAAAATCGGCATGATGTGCTTTGCGGTCTGGTCTCAGATCTTCGCAGGAACACCGGTCGGAGAACCGAATGCCGCGGTGTGCCCTGCGCCGGAAATGAGAACGGCGAGCGGGCCGTACTGCACGAGTAGACAGTTTTTGAGGAGTAGACAACTTGCCGGAGTTTCCCCCTGACAAGCGCAGACCGCATGGGAGCGACCCCGATTCCCAGACAACAGGTCGTCGGCTCCGGGCCTCCGCTCGCCCCCGGTTCCGCGGCGACACCGTCGCCAGTGAAAGCGACTCGACACCGCAGTCGAACTCACCGCAGTCGAATTCGCCGCAGCAGAACTCACGGCCCTCGCAGCCTCAAGGCTTCGGCTCCCAGCGTCGAGACTCGCAGCAGCTGCCGACCTCGGCGGTGAACCCTCGCCGGTCCCGCACGAACTCCGACCAGAACTCCGAGCGGTCCTCTGATCCACGATCCGACTACTCGTTCCGCTCGCGCTCTCGCACATCCGCCGACCCGTCGGATAACCGACTCGGCGACAGCCCCCGCGGAAACGGATCGTCGGCCAGGTCTCCGCACGCCCCGCCGCCACGCCCGGTAGCTCCGCGCACTCGCCGCGAAGCCCGGATGCTGCGCGCTGCGGCCGCCAGCGGAGCCTCAGCGGCCGGAGTCGCCGCGGCAGCAAGCTCGAACACACAGGACAACCCAGTCGTCGGCCCCCGGCACGGATCTGCCCACGATGCGCCGCGCACATTCGCACGGGACGAATCGGCCGCCTCGGCGAGGGATTCCCGCATCTCCGACCGCCACGACCCCGACTATCGTGACTCCAACCATGCGGACGACGACGTCGACGGAGATTCCGCTCCGACTACTCGCCGCGATGCCCGCGAACGGCACTCGGCCGAATCCCGCGGCCGGGGCCGGAAGAAGACCTCCGGCGCACGGGCAGCACGAGGCGCCGCGGCCGCAGCAGCTGTCGGCGCAGGAAGCGCGGCGGCCGCCGGCAAGTCGTCTGCCGCGAGAGCATCTCGCAAAGCTGACTCTGCCGACGACGAGAGTTCGACCGGTCACGAACCGGGACGGTCCCGCCGTCATTCCTCCCGCCTCGGCGAGTCGTTCCCCAGCCTCGTCGGCTGGACTTCGCTGAGCACCCTTCTGCCCGGAGTCGGACTGCTGCGCACACGCTTCCGGCCCGCCGGACTCATCGTGTTCGGTCTCTTCGTCCTCATTCTGCTCGTCGGGCTCATCTACCTGCTGGTCAAGGGACCGGTGCGCGCGGTTGCCACGATCGTCGCCAGCCAGTCTCTGCTGAACTTCCTCGCCATCGCCGCCGTGCTCGTGGCCGTGATCTGGATCCTCGTGATGGTCGTGTCCCACCTCGGGCTGCGCCGCGGGCACCGATACCGGCCCTGGCAGAACAAGATGGCCGGCGTCCTCGTCGTCTCGCTGGCGCTCATCATCGGCATCCCGCTGGGCGTCGGATCGGTCTTCGCCCGCGTGCAGTCCGACACGGTGGCCAGCCTCTTCGGCGACAGCACCGGCAAGGCCCACAGCGCCGAGGAACTCTGGGCCGACAAGCCCTATATCAACGTCTTCCTCATGGGCCGCGACAACGGCGACGACCGGGAAGGCACTCGCCCGGACACAATGCTCGTGGCCTCCATCGACACGAAGACCGGCAACGCCGCGCTCATCTCCGTCCCCCGCAATCTCGCGTTCCCGGTCTTCCCCGAAGGCAGCGAACTCGAAAAGGCCTGGCCCGACGGATTCCGCCCCTCCGGCGACCCTTCGCAGGACCTCATCAATGCCGTGTGGCAGTGGGGCGAACAGAACCCCGACCAGATCGGCAACCGGCACGGACTCGAACCGGGAATGTGGACGACGATGCAGGCAGTCGAAGGCTCATTGGGGCTCAAACTCGACTATTGGGCCGCGGTCGACATGGCCGGATTCGAAGACGTCGTGGACGCCATCGGCGGAGTCAAGATCGACGTCGAACGCCCGATCCCGATGGGCGGCGGAACGTCGCTGTCGGGCGTGAAGAACGAGGTCTACGGTTGGGTCGATCCCGGCCCGCAGACGCTCAAGGGCAAGGACGCACTGTGGTACGTCCGCTCTCGTGAAGGCAGCGACAACTACGATCGCATGTGCCGTCAGCAGCGCATGCTCAAGACCACGCTCGAACAGGTCGACCCGCAGGAGATCGCCACGGCCTATCCGAAGCTCGCGAACTCGGCGACGCGGAACATCGCCACCTCGATCCCGCAGAACGAGATCCCGGCCTTCATCGAGCTCGCTCTCATGATGCAGAAGGGCGACGTCACCACGGTCCAGATCAACAACGACGTCACTCCCACCTACGATCCCGACTTCGACGTCCTCCACAAGTGGATCCTCGGCGAGGTCAAGGGCGCATCCGACGGCGAGGAGACCCCGAAGCCGACGAACGACGGCAGCAAGTCCCAGGAATCCGAGGACAGCGCGGAGTCGACCGCGGACAGCACAGAAGACACCGCCACCGAGGAACCGGCCGATTCCGCGGACGGATCCACCGATGAAGCCGGCGCCGAGGCGGACGCCACCGAAGCGACAACGCCGGGTGAGCCCAACGCCGAAGGCAAGTGCTACCCGAAGGGCTTCAAGCCCGGTGACGACTTCCCCGGCTACCCCGGACCCGACGGCGGAACCGGCGAGCAGGGGTGAGCCAGGCTCCACAGACTCCTGTCCCCGCGGTCGCGATCATCGGTGTCGGACCGCGGGGTCTCACCGTTCTGGAGAGGCTCGTGGCGCTGGCGGCGAAGCGCTTCGCCGGCGCTGCCGAGACTGCGCTGACCATCCACCTCATCGACCCGTACCCGCCCGGTGCGGGAATCGTGTGGCGCACCGACCAACCCGAGTCGCTGCTGATGAACACCACCATCGCCGAGCAGACCGTCTTCCCGGACTCCAGCTGCACATTCCTCGGTCCTGACGACGTGCCGACCGGCCCGTCCATGGCCGAGTGGTACGTCGCCGACGGCGGCACCGAGCCTCTCGACTCGACCTTCCCGAGCCGCAGCCTCTACGGCCGTTACCTCCGCGATGCGTATCGTCGCATCCGCGCGGGCGCACCGGACTTCATCGAGATCGTCGAGCACCCGACGAAGGCAGAATCCGTCATCGACCTGCCCACCATGGACCTCCCCCAGCCGGTTCCTGAGGGATCGCGGGCCACAGTTCCCGAGCAGCTCGTGCGTTGCCAGAACGGCACGACGATCGTCGCCAGCGCAGTCGTGCTCGCCGTCGGCCACATTCCCAGCGCCCAGCCCGAGGAGCGCGCCCGCCTGGCCGCGTTCGCCGAGCGCAACGGCGGGCTCTACCTGCCGCAGGGTCTGCCCGCAGAAACCCCCGTCGCCGAGGTGGCCCCCGGTGAGCGGGTCATCGTCCGTGGAATGGGGCTCAACTACTTCGACCTGCAGACCCTGTTCACTCATGAGCGCGGTGGCCGCTTTGTCCCCGAGACCGGCGGCCAGCTGAGCTATATGCCCAGCGGTGACGAACCGCGGCTGACGCTGGGTTCGCGGCGCGGAATCCCGTACCGCAGCAAACCGATCTGTCACGAGCATCCGCGCAGGGACTGGCCGCTGCGGTTCTTCACGAAGGACAACATCGCGCTCCTCGCCGGCCTCGACGACCTCGACGGGGAGCGCAAGGCCGGTGCCCGGTTCAATGATCAGGTGTGGCCGCTCATCCTCGCAGACCTGCGCCTGGCGTACTA encodes:
- a CDS encoding site-specific integrase, which translates into the protein MAQVIAYETSGGRRYMVRYRKPDGKQTKKRGFTTKREAGDFASTVEVSKLQGTFIPEALGRAKVGDLGLAWIRRQSDWKESYDYTMRSTWWTHVEPRWGQTAIADVNRVDVEDWVSGMGRSRSVASRCVTILNGILDDAVAKRLIVANNVGKVALPRKDQKPRLYLSHEQVAAFAGAAGDLGVIVNVLAYTGLRWGELAGLHGPDIDPVGRRISVNRNAVQVGSRVVLGTPKTHELRNVPLPKFLADELKGIKWPGIAFPDAKGNYRRSPRASTSKRSWWRTAVLEAGIPEVTPHDLRHTAASLAVQSGAHVKAVQRMLGHKSAAMTLDVYSDLFDSDLDLVADAMEAARLSALK
- a CDS encoding LCP family glycopolymer transferase, which translates into the protein MPEFPPDKRRPHGSDPDSQTTGRRLRASARPRFRGDTVASESDSTPQSNSPQSNSPQQNSRPSQPQGFGSQRRDSQQLPTSAVNPRRSRTNSDQNSERSSDPRSDYSFRSRSRTSADPSDNRLGDSPRGNGSSARSPHAPPPRPVAPRTRREARMLRAAAASGASAAGVAAAASSNTQDNPVVGPRHGSAHDAPRTFARDESAASARDSRISDRHDPDYRDSNHADDDVDGDSAPTTRRDARERHSAESRGRGRKKTSGARAARGAAAAAAVGAGSAAAAGKSSAARASRKADSADDESSTGHEPGRSRRHSSRLGESFPSLVGWTSLSTLLPGVGLLRTRFRPAGLIVFGLFVLILLVGLIYLLVKGPVRAVATIVASQSLLNFLAIAAVLVAVIWILVMVVSHLGLRRGHRYRPWQNKMAGVLVVSLALIIGIPLGVGSVFARVQSDTVASLFGDSTGKAHSAEELWADKPYINVFLMGRDNGDDREGTRPDTMLVASIDTKTGNAALISVPRNLAFPVFPEGSELEKAWPDGFRPSGDPSQDLINAVWQWGEQNPDQIGNRHGLEPGMWTTMQAVEGSLGLKLDYWAAVDMAGFEDVVDAIGGVKIDVERPIPMGGGTSLSGVKNEVYGWVDPGPQTLKGKDALWYVRSREGSDNYDRMCRQQRMLKTTLEQVDPQEIATAYPKLANSATRNIATSIPQNEIPAFIELALMMQKGDVTTVQINNDVTPTYDPDFDVLHKWILGEVKGASDGEETPKPTNDGSKSQESEDSAESTADSTEDTATEEPADSADGSTDEAGAEADATEATTPGEPNAEGKCYPKGFKPGDDFPGYPGPDGGTGEQG